A window from Enterocloster bolteae encodes these proteins:
- a CDS encoding SDR family oxidoreductase, with amino-acid sequence MRFLILGSNGMAGNTIAVYLKETGHEVLGYAREKSLYFDSVIGDAYNTVQLKEVIDSGNFDSIINCVGLLNQFAENNKPGAVFLNSYLPHYLAGITEGTSIQVVHMSTDCVFSGEKGNYLESDFPDGKTFYDRTKALGELNDDKNITLRNSIVGPDIKASGIGLLSWFMKQSGTINGFTKAMWTGQTTVQLAKTMEYVAKERMGGLYNAVPHNSISKYELLKLFNKYLRDNSVTINPVEGIVADKSLVPSKLGDDFEIPNYEQMVAEMALWMRAHKEMYPHYEL; translated from the coding sequence ATGAGATTTTTAATACTTGGCAGCAATGGTATGGCAGGAAATACAATTGCTGTCTATTTGAAAGAAACTGGACACGAAGTATTAGGATATGCAAGGGAGAAATCTTTATATTTTGATAGTGTCATTGGTGATGCATATAATACGGTTCAGTTAAAAGAAGTTATAGATTCAGGAAATTTTGATAGTATCATCAACTGTGTCGGACTTTTAAATCAATTCGCAGAAAATAACAAACCTGGTGCAGTATTTTTGAATTCTTACCTGCCGCACTATTTGGCGGGAATAACAGAGGGAACATCGATACAGGTAGTTCATATGAGTACAGACTGTGTATTTTCTGGAGAAAAGGGAAATTATTTAGAGTCTGATTTTCCAGATGGAAAAACCTTTTATGATCGGACAAAGGCGCTTGGTGAGTTGAATGATGACAAGAATATTACACTTCGTAATTCAATTGTAGGTCCGGATATTAAGGCAAGCGGTATTGGATTATTGAGCTGGTTTATGAAGCAAAGTGGCACCATCAATGGATTCACAAAAGCAATGTGGACAGGACAGACAACTGTTCAACTGGCAAAAACAATGGAGTATGTAGCGAAAGAACGCATGGGCGGCTTATATAATGCGGTTCCTCATAACTCTATCAGTAAATACGAATTGTTGAAACTGTTCAATAAATACTTGAGGGATAATTCTGTAACAATCAATCCGGTAGAGGGCATAGTTGCAGACAAGTCCCTTGTTCCGTCCAAGCTGGGGGACGATTTTGAGATACCGAATTATGAACAGATGGTTGCGGAAATGGCACTATGGATGAGAGCACATAAAGAGATGTATCCGCACTATGAATTGTGA
- a CDS encoding glycosyltransferase family 4 protein — MRRILFLTLLGFTNLENRGIYPDLLREFVRRGDIVYVVSPIERKNNKKTHIVKEDSWEILKVRTGNIQQTNLIEKGIATVLLEQQFINAIKKYYSNTKFDLVLYSTPPVTLARVVAYIKKRDKALSYLMLKDIFPQNSIDLGILKKTGLKGVIYKYFSLKEQKLYKLSDVIGCTSEANIRYVKEHDELDKKKIIEFCPNCSDWYDLSLPDNGKKEVRNKYGLPVDKKIFVYGGNLGRPQDVPFIVKCLEACKDMKNVYFLVVGSGTEKHYLDEYVEKESCSHVRVMGQLPKQEYDSMVACCDCGIIFLDYRFTVPNTPSRLLAYIQAGIPVLTCTDPATDVGDIVEDNGFGWQCTSDKIENFVRLVEHIANLDIDPRMKENGLKYLEENYTPKVGYKAIVKHLNI; from the coding sequence ATGAGAAGAATACTATTTTTAACATTATTGGGTTTTACGAATCTTGAAAACCGTGGAATATATCCAGACCTTCTAAGAGAGTTTGTCAGAAGGGGAGATATTGTTTATGTTGTGTCTCCGATTGAACGAAAGAATAATAAGAAGACACATATTGTAAAAGAGGATTCCTGGGAAATTCTAAAAGTTAGGACAGGAAATATTCAGCAAACCAACCTTATTGAAAAGGGTATTGCTACAGTCTTACTAGAGCAGCAGTTCATAAATGCTATAAAAAAATACTATTCCAACACAAAATTTGATTTAGTCCTGTATTCTACTCCGCCAGTGACATTAGCCAGAGTTGTTGCGTATATCAAGAAAAGGGACAAAGCTTTGAGTTATCTCATGCTCAAGGATATCTTTCCCCAGAATTCCATTGATTTGGGGATCTTAAAGAAAACTGGACTTAAGGGCGTGATTTATAAGTATTTCAGCCTGAAAGAACAAAAACTCTACAAGCTCTCAGATGTGATTGGCTGTACATCAGAAGCAAATATACGATATGTGAAAGAACATGACGAGTTGGATAAAAAGAAAATCATTGAGTTTTGTCCCAACTGTTCTGATTGGTATGATTTATCGCTGCCTGATAATGGAAAGAAAGAGGTGCGCAATAAATATGGGTTACCTGTAGATAAGAAAATTTTTGTCTATGGCGGAAACCTTGGAAGACCACAGGATGTGCCTTTTATCGTGAAGTGTCTTGAAGCGTGTAAGGATATGAAAAATGTCTACTTCCTAGTCGTAGGAAGCGGTACGGAGAAGCATTATCTCGATGAGTATGTCGAAAAAGAAAGCTGCTCCCATGTTAGAGTGATGGGGCAATTGCCAAAACAGGAATATGATTCAATGGTTGCCTGCTGTGATTGTGGCATTATTTTCTTGGACTACAGATTTACAGTTCCGAATACACCGTCTCGATTATTAGCATACATACAGGCGGGGATTCCGGTGCTGACCTGTACTGATCCGGCAACAGATGTTGGAGATATCGTTGAAGATAATGGTTTTGGATGGCAATGCACCAGTGACAAGATAGAAAATTTTGTGCGACTGGTGGAGCATATTGCTAACTTAGATATTGATCCAAGAATGAAAGAAAACGGACTTAAATATTTAGAAGAGAATTATACGCCGAAAGTAGGATATAAAGCTATTGTGAAGCATTTAAACATATAA
- a CDS encoding glycosyltransferase — translation MRILVYDVAAENGGAVTVLNWFYGIHKEDKENQYVYLLGKHTLENTDNITVINVPEVKKTWLHRLWFDYIGVKKYLCDYKIEQILSLQNTDIPFCKLPQTVYIHNALPFSEHRFSIDEDKKLWIYQNLIGSMIKQSIKRANIVIVQTNWMKNEVVRQTGISETKVQVVFPEINLFEDVIWLPADKCTFFYPASDARFKNHDVILEASKLLYQKGITQFRCVFTLKGNENSRISRIQEEAVDCGMDFLWVGQQNREQMSDWFAQSILLFPSYLETVGLPICEAMSVGAPVLLSDCLYARDVAKEYANARYFVKDNAAALAQLMEVCIVKRQDNGGAR, via the coding sequence ATGAGGATTCTAGTGTATGATGTCGCCGCCGAAAATGGCGGTGCAGTGACCGTACTGAACTGGTTTTACGGCATTCATAAAGAGGACAAAGAGAACCAGTATGTGTATCTGTTAGGCAAACATACACTGGAGAATACCGATAATATTACGGTGATCAATGTTCCGGAAGTAAAAAAAACATGGTTGCATAGGTTGTGGTTTGATTATATAGGTGTTAAAAAATACCTTTGCGACTATAAGATTGAGCAGATTCTATCCTTACAGAATACGGATATTCCATTTTGTAAATTGCCACAGACTGTTTATATCCATAACGCTTTGCCGTTTTCTGAACATAGATTTAGCATTGATGAGGATAAAAAACTGTGGATTTATCAAAATCTGATTGGATCGATGATCAAACAATCTATCAAGAGAGCAAATATTGTGATTGTTCAGACTAACTGGATGAAAAATGAAGTTGTCCGTCAGACAGGAATATCTGAAACAAAGGTTCAGGTCGTATTTCCGGAGATAAATTTATTTGAGGATGTAATTTGGTTACCGGCGGATAAATGTACGTTCTTTTATCCTGCAAGTGATGCAAGGTTTAAGAATCATGATGTGATATTGGAGGCTTCAAAGCTGCTATATCAAAAAGGTATCACACAATTTCGATGTGTGTTTACGCTAAAAGGAAACGAAAACTCCAGAATCAGCAGGATACAGGAAGAAGCAGTGGATTGTGGTATGGATTTCTTGTGGGTAGGACAGCAAAATCGGGAGCAGATGAGCGACTGGTTTGCACAGTCGATATTGCTATTCCCGTCTTACCTTGAAACGGTTGGTTTGCCGATATGTGAAGCTATGTCAGTCGGTGCACCGGTATTATTGTCCGATTGCTTGTATGCAAGGGATGTGGCAAAGGAATATGCAAATGCAAGATATTTTGTTAAGGACAATGCTGCGGCACTGGCGCAGTTGATGGAAGTATGTATAGTGAAGAGACAGGATAATGGAGGGGCACGATAA
- the wecB gene encoding non-hydrolyzing UDP-N-acetylglucosamine 2-epimerase — MSKLKLMTIVGTRPEVIKMSAIIKKAHQYFDHILVHTGQNYDYELNKIFFDDLGLREPDHYLGVVGENLGQTMGNVISKSYELMSAVKPDAIIVLGDTNSCLCVISAKRLKIPVFHMEAGNRCKDENLPEEVIRRIVDVTSDINLCYSEHARRYILDSGAKPEYTFVVGSPMAEVLTDHKEKIDSSDVLKRLGLEAKKYILLSAHREENINIEENFFSLMNAVNAMAEKYDMPILYSCHPRSKKYIEQRGFIFDKRVIQHQPLGFFDYNKLQQNAFCVVSDSGTVPEEGAYFKFPAVSVRTSTERPEAMDQGVFTIGSISTEQVLQAVELVTAMYANGDLAAEVPCYQDRAVSTKVIKIIQSYSGIVNKMIWRK, encoded by the coding sequence ATGAGCAAACTTAAATTGATGACGATTGTAGGCACTCGTCCGGAAGTCATTAAGATGTCCGCAATAATAAAAAAAGCCCACCAGTATTTTGACCACATTCTTGTACATACAGGTCAGAATTATGATTACGAGCTGAATAAGATTTTCTTTGATGATCTTGGCTTGAGAGAGCCAGATCATTATCTGGGTGTTGTAGGAGAAAACCTTGGTCAGACAATGGGAAATGTTATCTCCAAATCCTATGAGCTGATGAGTGCAGTAAAACCCGATGCAATTATTGTCTTGGGAGATACCAATTCCTGCCTCTGTGTTATTTCTGCCAAGAGATTGAAGATACCAGTATTTCACATGGAAGCCGGAAACCGTTGTAAAGATGAGAATCTGCCGGAAGAAGTTATACGTCGCATCGTTGATGTGACGAGCGATATTAATCTCTGTTATTCAGAACACGCACGGCGGTACATACTTGATAGTGGTGCAAAACCAGAGTACACATTTGTGGTTGGTTCGCCTATGGCGGAAGTTTTGACAGATCATAAGGAAAAAATCGACAGCAGTGATGTGCTGAAGCGCTTGGGATTAGAGGCGAAAAAATATATTCTTTTGTCTGCACATAGGGAAGAAAATATAAATATCGAAGAGAATTTTTTTTCTCTTATGAATGCAGTTAATGCGATGGCAGAGAAATACGATATGCCTATTCTTTACTCTTGCCATCCGAGAAGTAAGAAATATATTGAGCAGCGTGGGTTTATTTTTGATAAAAGGGTCATTCAGCATCAACCACTCGGATTTTTTGATTACAACAAGCTGCAGCAAAATGCTTTTTGTGTTGTGTCAGATAGCGGAACGGTGCCGGAGGAGGGTGCATATTTCAAATTCCCGGCAGTATCGGTGCGTACCTCTACGGAAAGACCGGAAGCTATGGATCAGGGCGTGTTTACAATTGGTTCGATTAGCACAGAACAGGTATTGCAGGCAGTTGAACTTGTAACGGCAATGTATGCCAATGGCGATCTAGCAGCGGAAGTTCCGTGTTATCAGGACAGAGCTGTGTCTACAAAGGTCATTAAGATCATTCAGAGCTATTCGGGCATTGTCAATAAAATGATTTGGAGAAAATAA
- a CDS encoding polysaccharide biosynthesis protein, which translates to MSLFKDKTLMITGGTGSFGNAVLNRFLKTDIGEIRIFSRDEKKQDDMRHEFQTKMPEVADKISFYIGDVRDIQSIKSAMHGVDYIFHAAALKQVPSCEFFPIEAVKTNVLGTENVLTAAIDDGVETVICLSTDKAAYPVNAMGTSKAMMEKVIVAKSRTISKTKICCTRYGNVMCSRGSVIPLWIEQIRKGNAITLTDPGMTRFIMSLDDAVSLVLFAFEHGERGDILVQKASACTIGVQAEAVCDLFGGKKEDIKIIGIRHGEKMYETLLTNEECAHAIDMGNFYRVPCDKRGLNYDKYFIHGDTERNTLTEFNSNNTDLLSVEQVKEKLLELAYIREELQKGSEL; encoded by the coding sequence ATGTCCTTATTCAAAGATAAAACCTTAATGATTACCGGTGGCACCGGTTCCTTTGGAAACGCAGTGTTGAACCGCTTTCTCAAAACAGATATCGGTGAAATTCGTATTTTCTCCCGTGACGAGAAAAAACAAGATGATATGCGTCATGAGTTTCAGACAAAAATGCCGGAAGTTGCAGATAAAATCAGCTTTTATATTGGTGATGTCCGAGATATACAATCTATTAAAAGTGCTATGCACGGCGTAGACTACATATTTCATGCAGCGGCACTAAAGCAAGTTCCATCCTGTGAATTTTTCCCGATTGAAGCGGTTAAGACAAATGTTCTTGGAACAGAAAATGTGTTGACTGCGGCAATTGACGATGGTGTAGAAACTGTTATCTGCCTGTCAACGGACAAGGCTGCTTATCCGGTCAACGCAATGGGTACTTCCAAGGCCATGATGGAAAAAGTCATTGTGGCGAAGAGCCGCACGATAAGCAAAACAAAAATCTGCTGCACCCGATATGGAAATGTTATGTGTAGCCGTGGCAGCGTCATCCCACTTTGGATCGAGCAGATTCGTAAGGGGAACGCTATTACATTAACAGATCCTGGCATGACTCGTTTTATTATGTCTCTGGATGATGCGGTTTCTTTGGTCCTTTTTGCATTTGAACACGGAGAAAGAGGAGATATTTTGGTGCAGAAAGCTTCGGCTTGTACGATTGGGGTTCAGGCAGAGGCAGTGTGCGATTTGTTTGGCGGCAAAAAAGAAGATATTAAAATTATCGGTATCCGACATGGCGAAAAAATGTATGAGACACTCCTGACCAATGAGGAATGCGCACATGCTATTGATATGGGGAATTTCTACCGAGTTCCGTGTGACAAGCGTGGCTTGAACTATGATAAGTATTTTATTCACGGAGATACAGAGCGGAATACATTAACGGAATTTAATTCAAATAATACGGATCTTCTTTCTGTGGAGCAGGTAAAAGAAAAACTGCTAGAGTTGGCATATATCAGAGAGGAACTGCAAAAAGGTAGCGAGCTGTAG